In the genome of Kitasatospora cathayae, one region contains:
- a CDS encoding CBS domain-containing protein encodes MTKASDIMHQGAECVREHETLAAAARIMRERHVGALPICGENDKLVGIVTDRDIVLRCVAEGRDPAQVTAGDLALGRPMTVEADEDCEQVLRVMEQYQVRRLPVINHPEHKLVGMISEADIARGLPQARLAEFVTAVCAEEPPKREALQG; translated from the coding sequence ATGACCAAAGCCAGCGACATCATGCATCAGGGCGCGGAGTGCGTCCGCGAGCACGAGACGCTCGCCGCCGCCGCCCGGATCATGCGGGAACGGCACGTGGGCGCGCTGCCCATCTGCGGGGAGAACGACAAACTGGTGGGCATCGTGACCGACCGCGACATCGTGCTGCGCTGCGTCGCGGAGGGGCGGGATCCGGCCCAGGTGACGGCGGGCGACCTGGCGCTCGGGCGGCCGATGACGGTGGAGGCGGACGAGGACTGCGAGCAGGTGCTGCGGGTGATGGAGCAGTACCAGGTCCGCCGGCTGCCGGTGATCAACCACCCGGAGCACAAGCTGGTCGGCATGATCAGTGAGGCGGACATCGCGCGCGGGCTGCCGCAGGCGCGGCTCGCGGAGTTCGTGACGGCGGTGTGCGCGGAGGAGCCGCCCAAGAGGGAGGCGCTGCAGGGCTGA